GATCGACTGGGTCGTGCCCGGGAAGGTCGCGTTGCGGTAGCGCAGGTCGAGATGCGTGTAGGCGACGGTCAGGTTCGTGCCCGGCGCAAAATTGGCGGTCAGCTCCGCCTCGAAGCCCTTGGACTGGACCGATCCGGAGGCGACCTGATTGGCGATGTTGGTCGGGTCGGTCTGAAGGACGCTCGACTGCACGATATCGAAGCCGGCAAAACTTCCGGTGATGTTGGTGTCGGGGATGGCGTATTTCACGCCGGCCTCGATCTGATCGCCGGTGGCGGGCTTGAACGCGCGGCCGTTGATGTCGACGCCGAGCTGGGGCGTGAAGGTCGTGGCGTAGCTCGCGTAGGGCACCAGCCCCGGCGCCAGCAGGTAGTTGAGGCCGGCGCGGCCCGTGAAGGCGGAATCGTCCTGGCTCCGCGCCGCGCCGAGGCTGCCGGGCGTCCCGGCGCGGGTGGATTGGCTGACGAAATCCTGGCGGCCGGTCAGCGTCAGGACGAAGCGGTCGAACTTCGCCTGCTCCTGGATGTAGAGGCCGATCTGGTCCTGCGACTGCGCGGAGGCCGAGGTGAGGGCCGGGCGGGGCACGAAGGTGCGGTAGCGGAAGGTCGAGAAGTCGCTGACGCCCGCGAGGTTGAGGTCCGGGATCAGGCCGAAACCGGCATCGCGCCGGTAATCGTAGTGGAGGTAATCGACGCCGGCGAGCAGGGTGTGGCTCACCGGGCCGGTGACGAGATGCGCCTCGAGCTGGTTGTCGACCGCCACGTAGCCGAGCCGGTCGTGGATCAGACCGTTCTCGCGCTGGGCCGAGAGGCCGGTGACGCTGTCGATCTGCGTGTAGGCGAGATGGCTGTCGATGTTCTGGTAGCGGACGTTCTGGCGGAAGATCAGGTCGTCCGAGAACCGGTGTTCGAAGCCGTAGCCGATCCGGTAGGAATCCTGGTTCAGGGCGTTGAAGGCCGCGTCGCCCTGGTAGAGGCGAGTGATGACGAAGCCCGGCGCGGTGTAGAAGGCCGAGGTGCCCGGCGCCTTGGAGTGCTGGAACTCGGTGAGCAGCGTGAAGGTGGTGTCGGCCGAGGGCCGCCACGTGAGCGCCGGCGCGATGGTGAAGCGGTTGTCGGTGCCGCTCGGCAGGAACGTGTTCGCCTCGCGGAACGCGCCGGTCAGCCGGAAGGCGAGGGTGCCGTCCGAACCCTCAATCGGGCTGCCGATGTCGAAATTGCCCTGGGTGCGGTCGAAGTT
This window of the Methylobacterium tardum genome carries:
- a CDS encoding TonB-dependent siderophore receptor, translating into MRSVRLTVLLASTALAGSALAQEAKVQLNEISVEAAGPAPAAAVVSGADGNVSGGDGNSSATSGGGGGPSGVTGYVARVSPTATKTNTALIDTPQSVSVVTREQLNDRNVQSVNEALAYTPGVSSNVFGFDPRFDAFYIRGFAATNDGVFRDGLRQPGVGQAVARIEPYGTEALTILRGPSSGLYGLGSPGGIADITSKRPVFVPFGEVWFQGGNFDRTQGNFDIGSPIEGSDGTLAFRLTGAFREANTFLPSGTDNRFTIAPALTWRPSADTTFTLLTEFQHSKAPGTSAFYTAPGFVITRLYQGDAAFNALNQDSYRIGYGFEHRFSDDLIFRQNVRYQNIDSHLAYTQIDSVTGLSAQRENGLIHDRLGYVAVDNQLEAHLVTGPVSHTLLAGVDYLHYDYRRDAGFGLIPDLNLAGVSDFSTFRYRTFVPRPALTSASAQSQDQIGLYIQEQAKFDRFVLTLTGRQDFVSQSTRAGTPGSLGAARSQDDSAFTGRAGLNYLLAPGLVPYASYATTFTPQLGVDINGRAFKPATGDQIEAGVKYAIPDTNITGSFAGFDIVQSSVLQTDPTNIANQVASGSVQSKGFEAELTANFAPGTNLTVAYTHLDLRYRNATFPGTTQSISGNAVSGIPGDTFAAFGTYQFPPASPLRGLQIGGGIRYTSTSFADDLNTVRNPTVTQFDALVAYDFAALDPKYKGFRAQINAFNIFDRDYYTCQSGFCYRGAPATVIGSLIYRW